GGGCCCGCCCCTCGATCCGAAGGTGATGCGCACGCTTCTGATGGAGACCGGCTCCCCGCAGCAGGCCGGCCCGTATCCCGGGGAGATCGGACCGCGCCCCGACCTGTTGGCGGCGATCGCGGCGCTCCCCGACCTGTACGCCACGGATGTGGTCGTCGCCGACGATCTGCCGCTGGGAAACGACAACGGAGTTCTGGAGCCCGGCGAGACGGCGACGCTTCGCGTCGTGGTCAAGAACTTCGCCAGCCAGACCGCGACGAACCTCTCGGGAGCGCTGAGCGCGTCGGCGGGCGACGTCGTCGTCAGCGATCCCAGCGCCGACTGGTCCGATCTGGTGTCGGGAGCCAGCGCGGAGTCCGTGCCGGATCACCATCGTGTGACGGTCGATCCGACGGCCCAGTGTGGGGATGCCCTGGTGTTCAATGCTTCTCTGGTCAGCGATCAGCTAGCCGACGATTCGTCCTTCGAACTGCGGGTCGGTCAGATGGGCGCGGATGCCTACCCCAGCGGCGACGTGCCCCGGACGATCCCGGACCAGGACGGAAGCGGAGTGACGTCGACGGTGAGCGTAGCGGAGAGCTTTACGATCGACGACATTTTGTTGACGGTCGATATCACCCACGGAAACATCGCCGAACTCTCGGTGATTATCACTTCACCATCCGCGACGTCGGTCGTCTTACACAACCGCAGCGGATCCGGCACCATCGACCTGACCACGATCTACGACGGACAGACGCTCCCCGACGGACCCGGCACGATGGATGACTTTGACGGTGCGAACGCTCAGGGAGTCTGGAGCCTCCGTGTCATCGACGCCATGGGTAGCGCCGTACCCGCGGGGACGCTTCACAGCTGGTCCCTCAGTTTTGCCAGCAGTCAGTGCGTGCCGTTGAGTTGCGGGGATCTGCCGCCCGGCTCGGTCGGCAATACGTTGATCCTGGACAAGTCCGGCACCGCCGACGTTCTGTTTGGCTGGAGCGCCGTGACCGGCGCGTCGGGCTATCGAGTGTGGCATGCGGGGGACGCCGGCTTTGGGGCCGGCGACGTCGTCGGACAGACTCTGGTGTTGACGCTGACGGAGCTCGATGGACAGAGTGCGGCTCCGGTGCTCAGCTTCTACCAGGTGCGAGCGCTGAACTCGTGCGACTGGGAAGGGCCGTAACGATTCCTACCTAGGTCCAGTGGGCGTGCCCGGCGCGCTCGAGGTCTTCTCGGTGTTCGGGAGCGGCGATTGCCGTCAGCGACCGGGCTCGTTCATCGAGAGTCTTACCGTAGAGGTCGGCGACACCGTACTCGGTGACCACGAAATGAACGTGAGCGCGGGTGGTAACGACCCCGGCACCCGGGTTCAATCGAGAGACGATACGGCTTGTGCCGTTCTTGGTCTTACTCGGCAAGGCGATGATCGGTTTGCCGCCCTCCGACAGCGACGCACCGCGGATGAAGTCCATCTGGCCGCCGACGCCGGAGATGATGTTGGACCCCACAGAGTCCGCGCAGACCTGTCCCGATAGATCGACCTCGACGGCGGAGTTGATCGCGGTCACCTTCGGGTTGCGTGCGATGACGGCCGGGTCGTTGACGTAGCCGATGTCGAGTAGCACCACCGACGGATTGTCGTCGATGTAGTCGTAGACCGCCTTGGTTCCCATCACGAAGCCGGCGACGGTTCTCCTGCGGTGCCTGGCCTTCAGGGAGTTGTCCACAACTCCCGAGTCAAGAAGCGGGAGCAGGCCATCCGACCACATTTCGGTATGGACCCCGAGATGCCGGTGATGACCGAGGGCGGCCAGAACGGCATCCGGCACGGCTCCGATCCCCATCTGTAGCGTCGCGCCGTCCTCGATGAGCGATGCGACGTGACGCCCGATGGCATGCTCCATCGGACCCACGTGGCGCGGCTGGACGACCGGTATCGGAGCCTCGTGCTCGACCATCGCGTCCAGTCGATCGACATGTACGAACCCGTCGCCGTGGACCCGGGGCATCTGCGAATTCACCTGGGCGATCACCAACGAGGCGACGTCCAGCGCGGCGCGTACGACATCCACGCTGGTGCCAAGCGAGCAAAACCCACTGGCATCCGGAGGCGACACCTGAATCAGCGCTACATCGACCCGCCGACGGCCGGAGCGAAACAGCTGAGGGATCTCGGAGAGGAAACAGGGGAGGTAGTCCACGCCATCGCGAAGTCGCCCGCGCATATTCGGGCCGACGAACAGATTGGCTACCCGGAAACTCTCCGCGTACTCGGGGTTGGCGTACTCCGCCGGTCCCTCGGTGTGGAGATGGATCAACTCCACGTTACGAAGTCGTTCTCGCTGGGCCACCAGGGCGTCGACGAGCGCGAGAGGTGTCGCGACTCCGCCGTGTACGAAGATCCGCTGACCCGAGCGGATTCGCCCGATTGCATCGTCTGCCGAAGTCATAATCATTGGGTGGTTCGTCTCCAGAGTTCCGGTATGTCGGCTCCGATGATAGCGATCCGCAGGCCGAGTTGCCCGTTCGTCGCAAAAAAAAAGCGGCGCTGCGGGATGAGCCGCAGCGCCGCCGGTCTTGCTCTTGAATCTAGAAGCGGACGCGCACTCTGTATCGATCGTCGCGGTCTCCCAGAACGACCGATCCGTGCAGGCCGCCACCTCGTCGATCGCCGATCACGATCGAGCCGCGAAGCCCGTCGCTCCCGCGTCGGTTTCTGTGGCCCGTCGCGATGGTGACGTGACGCGCGAGGGATCGCGTGGCATGTTCGATGCGGTCGAAATCACGATGGAGACGACCGGATCGGACGAAACGCATCCTACGGTCGACGCGATTGAACGCCCGGATCACTTCGTCCAGTCTGAATTCGAGTTGACTCGGACGGGCGTCCCGGATGGCCGCTCGACGAAGTCGGTCGGTATCCCGCTCAAGCTGCTCCAGCGTCACGGCCAGTTCGCGGACGCCCCATTGATGACCTCTGCGCTTGCGGAGATCGTGACGCATCTCATACGTCGCATCCATCAGGTTTTCCGACAGGACGACCATTCGATTCGCACGCGGTCCGTAGAAGCGACCGTCGTCGCGGTGTCCGGCAAGGACCATCGGCGCAAACATCGTTGCGGCTGCGAGGGTGAGGATCGTAAGTTTCTTCATGGTCGGCCTCCTTTCGGCTTGCCCTGGTGTATTGCAACGACCGGGCCAACACGAAAAATCCACGATTTCCGGCAAAAACCGGCATGGTGGTGGCGATCGACCCGTCCCCGAAACAGGACACCCTGTCGTCGTCGCGGGTCTAGGGTTCCAGTTCCGCCCACCGTGCGTAGAGGCCATCCACCTCGGCCTGCGCGTTCTCGAGGGCGGTCAACCGCTCCTGTAGCTGTGAGGCGTCGGACGCCACGGTCGGATCTTCCGTAGCCGATCGCGCTTCGGCGAGAGCGGTTTCGGCGGCCAGGATCCTCTCCTCCATGCCCTCGTACTCGCGTTGCTCGAGGTAGGACAGCTTGCGCGCACGCGGTTTCGGCGACGTGTTCTCTTTACGCGTTCGCTTCTCGGACCGCTTCGAGCCGGCGCTTCGTCGCGATTCTTCCCATTGCCAGTAGTCGGCGAACCGCTGGACCACACCGCTCCCGTCCAGTGCCAGGATCTCGGTGGCCACACGATCGATCACATGCCGGTCGTGGATCACAAGAACCAGCGCACCCTGGAATTCCAGCAACGACTCCTCGAGCACCTCCAGCGTCGCGATGTCCAGGTCGTTCGTCGGTTCGTCCAGGACAAGCAGGTCGGCGGGTCTCAGCATCAGACGCGCCAGGTGGATCCTCGCGCGTTCACCGCCGGAGAGCTTGTCGACCTGCGTATCCAGCTGATCTCGGGAGAAACCGAACCGTTTGGCCCAGGTCACGATGTGGACCAGGCCGTCGCGATAGATGACGCTGTCCCCCTCGGGAGCGAGGGCGCGTTTGAGGGTCAGTGTCGTGTCGAGACTGCGACGGTCCTGATCGAAGTAGACGACTCGTAGTTTGTCGGCCGTTTCGATCGTGCCCGAGTCCGGTTCCAGCTCACCGACGATCATCTTGAGGAGCGTCGTCTTGCCCGACCCGTTAGCGCCGATCACCCCGAGACGTGTTCCGGGTGTCAGCAGCAGATCCAGGTCGCGGATGACCGGCGTCTGACCGTACGACTTCGCCACATCCCTGGCGGACCACAGACGCTTGGTCTTTCTGCCTGTCGAGGCCAGGTCGACGCCGATCGTGGTGACGGCCGAACGTCGCCGGCCTTGCTCTAGTTCCTCGATGCTGCGGTGCGCGGCGTCGATGCGAGACTTGGACTTCGAGGTGCGGGCCTTGGCGCCTCGCCGCAGCCAGGCGACCTCGCGACGGACCCGGTTGCTCAGGGACTCCCGATAACTGGCCTGTTGAGAGAGCAGCGTATCGCGGGTCTCAAGCATGTCGGCATACGTTCCTTCGACGCTCAGCAAGCCATCGGGATAGACACGATCGATGTCGAGCATCCGTCGCGCGATGTTCTGCAGGAAGTACCGATCATGGCTGACAACGATGAACGCGGCCTTCTGGCTCTTCAGAAACGATTCGAGCCAGATGATCGATTCGATGTCCAGGTGGTTGGTGGGCTCGTCCAGCAGTACTAGATCCGGCTCACACACGATGGCGCGCGCCAGCGCGAGCCGCGCACGCCAGCCACCGGACAGTGTCTCGGGGTCGACTTCGGGATCGTTGAATCCCGTACGACTGAGTGCGACGGCGACCCGCTGGTTTCGGTCGTGCTCCTCGAGTCCGGAGTCCACCAGTGCCTCGCCGACGATCGTTTCGGCCGACAGGCCCGGAGGGAACTCGGGGTGTTGGGGCATGTAGCCGACCCGTAGGTTCTTGCGCGGTACGGAAGATCCATTGTCGGCCGTTTCGCAGCCGGCGAGAATACGCAACAGCGTGGACTTGCCCGCGCCATTGGGCCCGATGAGTCCGATGTGATCGCCCTCGTGGATCGAGAACGACAACCCTTCGAAGAGGGGATCCCGCCCGAAGGCCTTGGATAGGTCCGTACAGCCCAGGAGGATCGGTTTGATCGAGTGCGACATCGGCCGCAACGCTACAGGGACTCGGAGGACAACGCCAGGGTTCGCTCGATCAGCGACGTATACTCGGCCATCGTGAAGACCCTACTCATCATGCGTCACGCCAAGTCGAGCTGGAAGGACCCGACGCTAGAGGACCACGAGCGACCGCTGAATCGCCGCGGACAGCGCGATGCGCCGCGGATGGGTCGGCTGATCAAGAAGAAGGGCCTCGTGCCCGAGCTCGTCCTGAGCTCTACCGCGGTGCGAGCCCGGACAACGGCTCGACTGGTCGCAGAGGCCTGCGGCTACGAGGGACCCGTGACACGGCTCGACGATCTCTATCTCTCCGACGCCCGGGCGATTCTGGAGATCCTGCAACAGCTTCCGGACGAATCGTCCAGGGTCATGCTGGTTGGACACAATCCGGATCTCGAGGACCTCGTTCTGGAGCTGAGCGGCGAGGATGAGACGATCGTCACGGCTGCTTTGGCGGTGCTTCAGCTTCCCGTGACATCGTGGGCGGAACTCAGAGCAGGTCTGACCGGCAAGCTCGTCGAACTGTTCAGACCGAAGGAGCTTCCGCCGGGCTAGGGCCAGGTGACTCGCTAGGCCGCCTCTTTACCTAAAACGAATAGCGGGCACGCATGAACAGGTTGTCGTTGTGGTCGAGCTGGCCGAAGAAGGTGTGATCGTCCCTCCCCGAGAACAGCCCGAACCCGAGGGCGACGTTCCAGCGGTCATCGATGCGATAGGCGGCCTCGCAGCGTAGATAGCCGTCCCGATCGCTTGGCGAGAAGAAGAGAAACGCCGAAAGCTGCAATCGATCCTGCCACATCCGGTAGGTAAGCCGGTGGGTCAGCAGGTGCCGCACCTCGTCGGGTTCGAAGGACGGTTCGAGCGATGCGGCGAGCAGGTCATCGTGGTCCAGCGTCCACTCGACGTAGTACTGAAATCCCGCGTTCAACGAACGGGCGAGCTCTCGTTCGAAGCCCAGCAGCCCGCGCACCTGCCCGTTGGGGATCTCCGGTTTCGTCCCGCGGCGGTCGTCGATCGAGTCGTAATAGACAAACTCGCCGGACACGAGACCGCCCCATGCCGAACGACGGACGCTGGCGCCCAGCGCCCGTAGCGGAGCGAACGTCGGCGTACCGTCGCTGTCCAGCGCAAGCGGCTGCTGGAAGAACCCACGGTGTAGATAGACGGCGGTCTCGACGCCTGCTTTCTCTCGCGACAGCCGAATAGAAAGCTCACCGTTGTCGAGTGTCCTTGGGGGTCGGCGGGCGAGCAGGGCCGGCTGAGGGGCGACGATGGCGCCGGCCTGAGGCGAGAAGAACGAGAAGCGCTCGCCGTCAAGATAAACGTCCGGCTGGAAGATCGGCGCCCAGACGATGTCGAGATCGACGTGTCGGCCATAACGCAGCAACCGCACCGCATTCTCCGGTGCCTTCAGGTAGTCATCCCTCCGCCCGGAGAAGAACGACTCGAAGTCCTTGGCGAACAGGTCGTTGAGGAAGACGAGATCGCCGGTACCCCAGGTCAGTACCTGACGCCCGATGCGCAGATCGAGGGACTCGGTCGGCGTCAGCGTGGTCGCCAGTTCCCTCAGCTGGAATTCCCAGGTTTCCGTCACGTCGTCGTAGAGGCCCTCTCCCTTGGCGACCCAGCGAGAGCGCTCCGTGTTCCACTCGGTTTCAAGACGCAGACGAAGCTCGGCAAGCGTCGTGTCCTGTGAGGTGGCGGCATCGCGGGTCAACCGCGTACCCAGAGCGGCCTCGACGAAGCCGTGCAGCTCGGGGGCCGTCGACGTCTGCTCGTCCCAGGGGTCGTCGCCCCACGACTCGTCGTCTTCCTGCGCCGGCGCGGGGACCGGCAGCAGCAGGAGCCCGAGCAGAATCGTCCCTAGAGCGGCGAGTCTCATCGTCCGTTCGTCGGCCGTTTCATCCAGCGTGCCGGGGGTTGCCGCAGCGAGCGCTCGCCGAAGATGTTCTCCGGAACTCCCGTGTCGTAGGTGATGTAGCGAAACTCCATGCGCGTCGAACCACCGCCCGCCAGGTCCTCGACCAGGCTCTTGACGACGGTGGGATGGCCCTGAATCTCACGAACCTCCTGGGAGGAGATGCGTCGGTAGACCTCGCCCTTGCGGTCCGTGTACTCGATCTTCGTCGGCAGGAAGCTGGAGCGATCGATCCACGTCGTATACGTCGCGAACTCGACGGCCGAGGGGTTGGTCGGCGTATGACGAAGCACATACGCGTCCGCGGTCGTCTCGACCAGTTCGTGACGATCCTCGTCGACACCGCGCCCCGAGACATCCTCGTACAGGACGTGAGATCCGACGAAGCTGGTGCGCTTGTCGCCCGCGGAGATGCGCTTGACCAGGTCGAGTCCCGGCAAGTAGAGCCAGCGGTCATCGTCGGCGCCGGCGTGCTTGGTCACCAGGAAGACAGTGTTCCGCAGGTCCGATGGCTGGGAGAAGACGACGAGAAATTGCTGATCGCCGGACTGCTCGACGTCCCGACGCAGGATGGTGAACTGTCGGCGTTGCTCTCGGCCCTGGGCATCGACGATGGTCAGCCGCACCTCGGCTCGGCCGTCGTCACCCGCGTAGTAGGCCGCCGCATTGGCCCTGGCGACGATCGTATCCACGTCAAGCGTATCGGCGAACGCCGGCCCGATGGCCAGCGCGATGAAAGCGGCGCCGAGAACGAGCCCGCGGGATGCTCGGAAAAGAACGGACGACGTGAGGTTGTAAGGAGTGCGCATCATCAGGATCCTCCAGCGGGGGAATGGGTGGCGACCGGGCCCGGGAGCGCCCGGCGGCCGAGGGTGCGGATCACCGCAGGTAGCAACACCAGGGTTGAAAGTCCCGAGATCGCCATCACCGACGTCATGAACGCCCCCACGGTGACGTAGGGGACCAGCGGTGCAAGAAACAGCGGCGTGAAGCCGAGAGCGATCACGAACGCGTTGCGTGCGATGGCCCGTCCAGGCTCCTCGAAGATCTCCCGCGCCGCCTCGGCGAAACTACCCCGGGAAGCGAGCAGACTGCGGAACCGCTCGAGGAAGTGGATCGCGAAGTCGACCGACAGACCCAGCGTCAACGACGACAGCACGGCGATCGGCATGTCGTAGTCCTTGCCGACCCAGCCGATCAGCCCGTAGATCGCGACGATCGTCACCGACAGCGGGACCATGGCCAGCAGCGCCAGACGCACCGAACGGAACAGCAGCAGCATCATGAAGAAGACGAAGACGAACGCACCGAGCAGACTCTTCAGCATCCCGCTGACCATCGCCTGCTGCCAGACGACGTTGATGTAGGTCTTGCCGGCCCAGCGCGCGGTGACGCCCGCAGGCAACGGGTTGTCGTCGAAATACCGGTCGACGTTCTCGATGACTCGCGTCATCTCCTGATTGTCGCCGCTGCGAAGCTGCAACCACAGCGCCGTCTTCTTGTAGTCGGGGGTGGTCAGGTGCCACAGATCCTGAGGGCGATGGGAAGATTGGAACTGGATCAGAAGCTGTGCGGCGGCGGTCGCACTGTCGGGCAAGCGGTAGTCGCTATCGTCGCCGGTACGCAGCTCACGGTTGAGCACCTTGACGACATCGGTCAACGCGTTGACCTTGCCCACCTGGGGTGTAGCGGAAACGAACTCCTGCAATCGTTCGATGATCTGGAGCGCCTCGGGACGCAGAAAGTATTTCGCCTCGCGTTCGTACCGTTCGGCGAGGGCCATCAGTTCTTCGATGAGCGACAGGTCGGCAAGCTCGCTGTCGAACAACACGTCGTCGGCCGCGGCGGTGACGGCGGAGAACAGCTCGGCGTCCGTCAACGCCGACCCCGAGACGAGAGCGTCGATGGCGTCGACATCGATCCCCGCCAGGCCTGCGGCCTTGACCAGGACCTCGGCCTGTTCGATGAACGCGCTTCGCGCGTCGTCCGACTGTTCGAGTACCAGGAACGCGTCGTAGGTGCCGGCGAAGTGCTCGTTGAGGACCCGGTCGGCGACGCGAATCTCGTGGTTCGCCTTGAACCAGCGGAGCGGGTTGTCGTTGATCTGAATCTGCACCAGGCCCGCAACGCTGACGGCGATGAGGAACAGCGCCGTCATGACGATCGCGGGTCCACGGCGAAAGGCGAAGGCGCCCAGCCGACGGACGCCGGTGCCGACGAGCCCGCCGTCGGCCTGCGCGACGGACCGGCGACCCAGCGATGCAAGAGCGGCCGGGCTCATCCGTCCGACATAGGCCGGCAGGAAGACGATCGTGACGACGAACGCGATCAGGATCCCGATCGAAACGAACGCACCAAAAATGCGTACGGGCGGGATCGGCGTCAGCATCAGCGAGGCGAATCCCACTGCGGAGGTCAGCGAGGTCAGCAGCATCGGGCGGAAGAGGTGGGCCGTGACTTCGCGGATCAACGACCGGGGCCGGACCCCGGGCCGGTAGGCGTCGGCGAATTCCGAGAGGATGTGTACCGAGTCGACGACGGCGATGGGCATCAGGAAGATCGGAATCATCGAACTCATGATGTGTACGGTGAAACCGAAGCCGATCAGCAAGCCCATCGTCGCGATCACCGTGATCATGGCGACGACCATCGCTGCCACGACGATGCGCAGGTTGCGGAAGAACAGCCACATCAAGATCATGATCATCAGGCCGGCCAGCGGTGCCGAGATCCCCATCTGCAGGAACATGTCGTGCCCGAACGTCACCTCGGCCACCGGCAACCCGGTGATGTGAAAGGCGTCGGCGGAATCCAGTCTGTCCGTGATCTCGTGGATCTCCTGCGAGACCCGGTAGGCGATCGACTTGTCCTCGATCGGCACGTAGACCGCAGCGGCCTTTCCATCGCCCGACACGAGTGTGTTGATCATCATCGGTAGACGCTCGACCGATGAGCGGACCTCGAGGGCTCGTGCGGCGTCGTCCGGTGGCGTCGGTAGCATCCACTCGAAGACCAACTCACCCTGAGAGCCCTGTCGGATGTTGTCGGCGGTGGGTAGCGAGAGAAGGTCGACGGTGATCACGCCGTCGATCTCCTCGATGCGACGGCTGAGCTCATGGAGTGACGTAAGGGTGCGGGGGTTGTAGATGCCCTCGTCATCGGTCTCGTTGACGACGCCGACGACGATGACGTCGTGCTGGGAGAAGGTCGCTTCGACCTGATTGTGGAAGACCCGGTCTGCCTGGTCGGAAGACAGCATGTTCTCGGGGTCGGTATCGATGAGGATGTTGGGTATCAGCGACCCCAACCCGACGGTGAACACCAACAGGGCCGCAAAGACGATCCAGGGGTATTGGGCTGAGAAACGGATGATCCGGTCGTGCATGGTCGTCCTCTTTAAAGGCGTATATCAGCGATCGCTAATGTAGTGGATTTGTATATTCGCGTCAACTACATTAGCATTGTCTGATATACTTCCGTCATGAGGACACAGATGACCGAGAAATCCCCTCTAAGTGGCCCCCAACTCGAGGCGCTGCGCCCACGGGCCCTCGAAGCGGCCCGCTGGATGAAGGCCCTGGCCAACCCGAATCGGCTGATGATCCTCTGCACCTTGCTGGGAGGGGAGCTGTCGGTCAGTGAGCTGAACCAACGAGTCGAACTGACCCAGTCGGCCCTGTCGCAGCACCTCTCGGTGCTTCGCCGCGATGGGCTGGTGGCGACCCGTCGCGAGGCCCAGACGATCTACTACTCCCTGGCCGACGAGAGCGTGTCACGGGTCATCGAGATCCTGCACAACCGCTTCTGTGGTGCCGGGTAGCCGTCTCCGCTGCCCAGCCTGGGGGCCCATCACTGCCGTTATTCGGTGCAGCGGCTACGGCTTCTCCTCTGACCCCACCTCTCCATCCAGCGTGTAAAGGTTGTACCAGCTCATCATGTACAGCATGGTTCGCATGTAGTTGGACGGTTTGGTGCCGGTGCCGTGGTACTGATCATTGAAGCGCAGCAGCTTCGCCGGTACCCCCAGCATCTTCAGCGCTGCGTAGTACTCCTCCGATTGCGCCATCGGTGTACGCAGGTCCTGCTCGCCGGTCATGATCGCCGTGGGGGTCTTGACCTTGTCGGCATACATGATCGAGGAGTGACGTAACCAGTCCGACGGGTCCTCCCAGAACGGCTTCTGAAAGAAAGAATGGGTGAAGCTGGGGATATCCGTGGTGCCGGCCATGCTGAGCCAGTTGGTGACCGGGCACCGCACGGCCGCCGCCGCAAAACGATCGGTGTGGCCGATGACCCAGCTCGAGAGCACGCCGCCGCCGCTACAGCCCCCCACGTACATCCGCTTCTCGTCGATGTTCCCCTGGCCGATGACGGCATCGACGCCACCCATCAGGTCGAGGTAGTCCACACTTGGATAGGCATGATCGATCGCCTGGGAGAAGGCTTCGCCGTAGCCCGTGCTGCCACGCGGGTTGGTGTACAGCACGACGAAGTCGTTCGCGGCGTAGACCTGATACTGGAAGTTGAATCGGCCCACGTACATGGCGAACGGGCCACCGTGGATTTCCATGATCAGCGGGTACTCTTTTTCAGCGTCGAAATTCGGCGGTCTAACGATCCAACCGTGGGCGCGGTTGCCGTCCGAAGCCTCGTACCAGATCTCCTCGTGGGTCCCGAGCGTGATGTCACCCAACAGGTCGCTGTTGATCGAGGTCAGTCGGGTGGTCGCGCCGTCCGCGTCCAGCGCAAGCGCGTACACGTCACCAGGCTCGAAATACGAGCTCTTGACACCGACCCCGACGCTGGTGGCGCGGTTGGTCGATTGCAGCCCGATCGAGTGTTTGCCGGTGGTGACAGCCCGAACAGCTCCCTTCGGGTCGGAATAGAAGACGTTGATGTAACCCTCGTCCTGAGCGGTGAAATAGACGCCTCGATCGTTGGCGGCCCAGATCAGCGACGTTGGCGGACGATCGAAGCCAGCCGTGACCAGCCGGGCGTCGCCGCCGTCGCTTGCCATCATGTGGATGCGTGGCATCTCGTAGGTGATGTTCGACCGGGCGTAGCCCGTGTACGCGATCCGACGGCCGTCGTTCGAGACGACGGGTCCCGTCCAGTAGCCGTCTTCCGAGGTCAACTGTCGCATCTGTTTGTTGGTGGTATCGATCGAGAAGATGTCGGCGCGTCGGTAGGCGAAGTCGACGTCTTCTTCCTTCAATCCATCGAAGACGAGTGTCTTGCTGTCCGGCATCCAGCTCAGGCCGGCACCCTGGTAGAGCCCGTCAAACTGGGCCCCGACGTTCCATTCGCCGTCGGTGAGTTGCCGCGCGGTGCCCGACTCGGCCGGGACAACGAAGAGATGTGAGAACCCGGGATCCGTGAACCCGACCCGATCCTGCCGGTAATGCAGCCGGTCGAGGATCCGTGGCGGTTCGCTCCACACCGCGCCTTCCGGAGCCTCGGGCATTTCGATCTCCCAGTTGTCCTTCGCCGGTACGATGGCGACAAACGCGATCTGTTTGCCGTCCGGGGACCAGGTAGGGGAGGATGGTGAGAGATCGATGCGCGTCACCTGCGAGACGGCACCCTCGTCATCCATCCAGCGGACAAAGAGTTGAGGCTTGTCGTTGTCGCCACCGGCAATAAACAGGATCCGATCGCCACTGGGCGACCAGCGTGCGTTGGATCCCTCGACGAGTGCGCGATGGCGGGAGCCGTCCGCGTCCATGACCCACAACGCAGAGGCCCACCTGTCCGCTTTCTGGTCGACCCAACGCCGCGTGTAGACGATCTGTTTACCATCGGGGGAAATCTGCGGATCGGCGACCTGTTCGAAGTCGAGGTAGTCCGCGACTTTCAGAGTTGTTGTCTCCGCGGCGGCGGCCATCGAGACGCCGACTGCCAGCAGAAGAAAAAACATCGCCCCAGAGGCCTGAGTGCGCTTGGCTGGATTCATGGGTATTCCTCTCTTACCGGGAACTGCCCCCGGGGAACTGCGGGC
This Acidobacteriota bacterium DNA region includes the following protein-coding sequences:
- a CDS encoding MMPL family transporter; translated protein: MHDRIIRFSAQYPWIVFAALLVFTVGLGSLIPNILIDTDPENMLSSDQADRVFHNQVEATFSQHDVIVVGVVNETDDEGIYNPRTLTSLHELSRRIEEIDGVITVDLLSLPTADNIRQGSQGELVFEWMLPTPPDDAARALEVRSSVERLPMMINTLVSGDGKAAAVYVPIEDKSIAYRVSQEIHEITDRLDSADAFHITGLPVAEVTFGHDMFLQMGISAPLAGLMIMILMWLFFRNLRIVVAAMVVAMITVIATMGLLIGFGFTVHIMSSMIPIFLMPIAVVDSVHILSEFADAYRPGVRPRSLIREVTAHLFRPMLLTSLTSAVGFASLMLTPIPPVRIFGAFVSIGILIAFVVTIVFLPAYVGRMSPAALASLGRRSVAQADGGLVGTGVRRLGAFAFRRGPAIVMTALFLIAVSVAGLVQIQINDNPLRWFKANHEIRVADRVLNEHFAGTYDAFLVLEQSDDARSAFIEQAEVLVKAAGLAGIDVDAIDALVSGSALTDAELFSAVTAAADDVLFDSELADLSLIEELMALAERYEREAKYFLRPEALQIIERLQEFVSATPQVGKVNALTDVVKVLNRELRTGDDSDYRLPDSATAAAQLLIQFQSSHRPQDLWHLTTPDYKKTALWLQLRSGDNQEMTRVIENVDRYFDDNPLPAGVTARWAGKTYINVVWQQAMVSGMLKSLLGAFVFVFFMMLLLFRSVRLALLAMVPLSVTIVAIYGLIGWVGKDYDMPIAVLSSLTLGLSVDFAIHFLERFRSLLASRGSFAEAAREIFEEPGRAIARNAFVIALGFTPLFLAPLVPYVTVGAFMTSVMAISGLSTLVLLPAVIRTLGRRALPGPVATHSPAGGS
- a CDS encoding S9 family peptidase, encoding MNPAKRTQASGAMFFLLLAVGVSMAAAAETTTLKVADYLDFEQVADPQISPDGKQIVYTRRWVDQKADRWASALWVMDADGSRHRALVEGSNARWSPSGDRILFIAGGDNDKPQLFVRWMDDEGAVSQVTRIDLSPSSPTWSPDGKQIAFVAIVPAKDNWEIEMPEAPEGAVWSEPPRILDRLHYRQDRVGFTDPGFSHLFVVPAESGTARQLTDGEWNVGAQFDGLYQGAGLSWMPDSKTLVFDGLKEEDVDFAYRRADIFSIDTTNKQMRQLTSEDGYWTGPVVSNDGRRIAYTGYARSNITYEMPRIHMMASDGGDARLVTAGFDRPPTSLIWAANDRGVYFTAQDEGYINVFYSDPKGAVRAVTTGKHSIGLQSTNRATSVGVGVKSSYFEPGDVYALALDADGATTRLTSINSDLLGDITLGTHEEIWYEASDGNRAHGWIVRPPNFDAEKEYPLIMEIHGGPFAMYVGRFNFQYQVYAANDFVVLYTNPRGSTGYGEAFSQAIDHAYPSVDYLDLMGGVDAVIGQGNIDEKRMYVGGCSGGGVLSSWVIGHTDRFAAAAVRCPVTNWLSMAGTTDIPSFTHSFFQKPFWEDPSDWLRHSSIMYADKVKTPTAIMTGEQDLRTPMAQSEEYYAALKMLGVPAKLLRFNDQYHGTGTKPSNYMRTMLYMMSWYNLYTLDGEVGSEEKP
- a CDS encoding metalloregulator ArsR/SmtB family transcription factor, translating into MTEKSPLSGPQLEALRPRALEAARWMKALANPNRLMILCTLLGGELSVSELNQRVELTQSALSQHLSVLRRDGLVATRREAQTIYYSLADESVSRVIEILHNRFCGAG